From the Glandiceps talaboti chromosome 10, keGlaTala1.1, whole genome shotgun sequence genome, one window contains:
- the LOC144440557 gene encoding uridine-cytidine kinase 2-like, producing MAANKAQGDAAPTKNGYPRLPFLIGVAGGTASGKSSVCQKIMEELGQHEVDKKQRQVATISQESFYRNLTEAEKTKAFKGQFNFDHPDAFDHNLFKQTLIDISKGKSVKIPVYDFKTHARKTDEYSIIYPADVILIEGILVFYLPDTRTIFQMKLFVDTDPDTRLSRRVLRDINERGRQLEQVLTQYTTFVKPAFEEFCLPTKKYADVIIPKGVENKVAISLIVQHIKDILNGGLKTLNGNGNGNGSRSLIRPPPPDSTVSSNSSSSRPH from the exons ATGGCGGCCAATAAAGCGCAAGGCGATGCTGCTCCGACGAAAAACGGATATCCACGCCTACCGTTCCTCATTGGGGTTGCAGGGGGGACAGCATCTGGAAAG TCGTCGGTGTGTCAGAAGATAATGGAAGAACTAGGCCAACACGAAGTAGACAAGAAACAAAGACAGGTTGCTACGATAAGTCAGGAAAGTTTCTACAGAAATCTTACAGAAGCCGAAAAAACCAAAGCCTTCAAAGGACAGTTTAATTTTGACCATCCAG ATGCCTTCGACCATAATTTGTTCAAACAGACCTTAATCGATATCAGTAAAGGAAAAAGTGTCAAGATCCCAGTCTACGATTTCAAAACACATGCTCG GAAAACTGACGAATACAGTATAATCTATCCAGCTGATGTCATCCTCATAGAAGGTATTCTAGTTTTTTACTTACCAGATACCAGAACCATATTCCAGATGAAGTTATTTGTAGATACAGATCCAGATACGAGATTGTCCAGAAGAG TACTCAGAGATATCAATGAAAGAGGAAGACAGTTGGAACAGGTCTTAACACAGTACACAACATTTGTAAAGCCAGCGTTTGAAGAATTTTGTCTTCCAACCAAGAAGTATGCTGATGTAATCATTCCAAAGGGTGTTGAAAACAAAG TGGCAATAAGTTTGATAGTGCAGCACATTAAAGACATTCTGAATGGTGGTTTGAAAACTTTGAATGGTAACGGTAACGGTAATGGTAGTAGATCCCTGATtagaccaccaccaccagatTCAACAGTATCCTCCAACAGCAGCAGCAGTCGACCTCACTGA